The DNA sequence TGCGATGCAGCTCCATCAATCAACGCTTCTTTTTGATACGCTGCTCTCATCGCGTCTCTTGAATCATTATTGGCAACGTGACCAATTTCATGACCGATTACTGCAAGCAATTCATTATCATCCATAATATCCATTAAACCGGAATACACACGAACACTTCCGTCTGCCGTTGCAAAAGCATTTACTTCTTTAACTTTATATACTTTATAATTTAAGGTATACCCTTCACCGGTAGTATATTTTCCAAAAACACGATTCAATCTCAAAGTGTAACCATCTGTTGGACCTGCAATTTCGTGTTCTGCATCTAATTTAACTACCGCTTCTTTAGACAACTTTGCAGCGTCAGCATTACTCAAAGTAAAACTTGTGATTCCTTTTTGAACAGCTCCAATGGCTTTATCTCCAAAACTAATTTGCGCATTCATTCTAGTAAAACCAAAAGTGGCAAACAAAACTCCCAATACAATAAATTTCTTTTTCATGTTTTTATACTATTACAATTTAACATCAAATGTACTACTAACGAAATACTATTTTATTTCTTTTCGGTTAATTTTTTAACAATTAAAGATATAAATTTTATACGGGTAAAAATCAAACAGATATCATAATTCTTTGACTTCAATCCATAAACAAATTAAAAATTAAGCAAACAAATAAAAATAGCTATGTAAAATTAAAGTTTTAACAGTAACACAAAATTATACGCAAAAGCCATACCATCAGTTAATAGATATCAACAGCAAATTAACCGGTAAACGAATCTCCAAATAAACTACATTCCGTATCTTTGTGCTTTGAATTTTGATTTATGGAAACAGTCATTGAAAATATACCAACTGGAAAACCGAAATGGTTAAAAGTAAAACTTCCAATTGGACAAAAATATACAGAGCTTCGTGGTTTAGTAGACAAGTATAGTTTAAATACTATTTGCACCTCAGGAAGCTGCCCAAATATGGGAGAATGCTGGGGTGAAGGAACAGCAACTTTTATGATTCTCGGAAATGTTTGCACGCGTTCTTGCGGGTTTTGCGGTGTAAAAACCGGAAGACCGGAAACTGTCGATTGGGATGAACCTGAAAAAGTAGCCCGATCTATAAAAATCATGAACATCAAACATGCGGTAATTACCAGTGTTGACCGAGATGATTTAAAAGATGGTGGTTCTATCATCTGGATTGAAACGGTAAAAGCAATTCGCAGAATGAACCCAAATACCACTCTTGAAACCTTAATTCCGGATTTCCAGGGAATCGAAAGAAACATCGACCGAATTGTAGAAGCCAATCCTGAAGTAGTTTCACATAATGTGGAGACGGTACGCCGTTTGACACGTGAGGTGCGTATTCAGGCTAAATACGATCGTAGCCTTGAAGTATTGCGTTACCTGAAAGAAAAAGGAATCAACAGAACCAAGTCAGGTATTATGCTGGGTCTTGGTGAAACGGAAGAAGAAGTATTCCAAACGATGACCGATTTACGTAATGCAAATGTAGATGTAGTGACTATTGGTCAATACCTGCAACCAAGTAAGAAACATTTGCCCGTAAAAGAATTCATAACACCGGATCAATTTGCCAAATACGAGAAATTTGGTCTTGAATTAGGTTTCCGTCATGTGGAGAGTGGGCCTTTAGTTCGTTCTTCCTACAAAGCACAAAAACATATTTTATAAAATTTATCCTTCTATTCGATTGCTTATTTTGATCCGATAAAAGGACTAACTGAATACTAAATCGCTTGAAAACAAGAATTGCTATTAACGGTTTTGGAAGAATTGGAAGAAATTTATTTCGTTTACTTTTAAACCATTCAGAAATTGAAGTCGTTGCTATAAATGACATTGCAGATAACAAAACAATGTCTCATCTGATCAAATACGACAGTATACATGGTGTCTTGCCTTTTAAAGTAAGTCACGATGAAAAAGGGATTATCGTTGATGGAAAGCATTTTTTATTTTTTCATGAAAAAAGTATTTCAAATTTAGACTGGGAAAGTCATTCTATTGATTTTGTAATCGAATCAACAGGAAAGTATAAGACCCATGAAGATTTAAACAAACATATTGAAGTTGGAGCCAAAAAGGTGATTCTTTCTGCTCCTTCTGAAGTTGATACTATAAAAACGGTTGTACTTGGAGTAAACGAACATATACTGGACGGTAATGAAACGATAGTTTCGAATGCAAGTTGCACAACAAATAACGCTGCTCCGATGATTAAAATCATTGAAGAACTATGCGGTATTGAGCAGGCATACATTACAACAATACATTCGTACACTACTGATCAGAGTCTTCACGACCAACCACATAAGGATTTACGCCGTGCGAGAGGTGCCAGTCAGTCAATTGTTCCAACAACTACGGGTGCAGCTAAAGCTTTAACAAAAATTTTCCCTAAATTGCATGAAAAAATAGGGGGTTGTGGAATTCGAGTACCCGTTCCGGATGGTTCATTAACTGACATCACATTTAATGTGCAACGTGCCGTGACGATCGAAGAAATCAACACCGCTTTTGAAAAAGCCTCAAATACAAATTTAAAAGGAATATTAGATTACACAGAAGATCCGATTGTATCGGTTGATGTGATTGGTAACACAAATTCGTGTCTTTTTGACGCACAACTAACCTCCGTTATTGACAAAATGGTAAAAGTTGTGGGTTGGTATGATAATGAAATTGGCTATTCATCACGATTGATTGATTTGATTTTACTGATGAAAAAAACATAAGATTCATTGTAAGAAGCATTGCGATACATGAAACATTATCTTTTAATTCTTATTAGTTTTTTTAGTCTGTTTTTGTATTCTCAAGTGGAACAGAATACAGATAGTGCTTTCTATTATAATAAGTTAGCCAACGCCAATCTTCAAAACAAAAAATTCGATCAGGCTGTTTTTTTTACACAGAAATCAATTGATTTTTGTGCCACAAATAACTTTCCCGATAATTTGGCCAATCAGACTTTTAAGCTTGGTAAAATTTATTACAACCAAAGAAATTATAACGAAGCTTTAAAAAACTTTTACAAAAGTGTTTCTTTGTTTGATAAAGCAAAACCAACCTGCACCAAAGCGCTGGCACTACACTACATAGGCATAACCAATGTAGCAAAAGGCAATTATCAGCTCGCTGAAATTTATTATAAAAAAGCAGATTCTCTTTTAAAGAAATTAAATATTGTTGACAAAGCTGAAATTTTGCACTACGAAAAAGCAATCGCGTTTAAGGCCAGCAACAACTTTCCTTTAGCGATAGAAACTTTTCAAAAAATAGTCAAAAAACCGGACAACAAGCCCAATTTAAAAACTAAAACCGACGCGTATTATCAACTGGGATTAATTGAAACGCAGCTGAAACAAAATGATTCTGCCATCATTCATTTCGACAAGGCTTTAGAAATAAACGCCAAAACCAATGATCTGGTTCAAAAATCAAAAATAATTCTGGCCATAAGTCAGTACTACAAAAGAAACAAACATTTTGACCTTGCTTACTCCTATCTTGATGAATACTACCAGATCGAGAACTCTCTTTTAAAAATAAAAAGTGCAAAATTAGACTCCAATCAGTTTAAAAAATTCAAACACAGCCAGTCTGTCAGCACTACTTTAAAGCGAGAGAACGAGGAGAAAATTCAATTAAAAACATATCGATACTCCAAACTCGTAAGCATCTTGGCGATTGCCTTAATTTCGATTTTATCTCTTTTGAGTTTGGCTCTTTACAAAAACAACATTATTCGAAATCAGAATAATTTGCTTTTGAGAGAAAAAAACAAAGAACTCATTCTGGCTAAAAACAAAGCAGAGAAAGCATCAAAAGCCAGATCAGAATTTCTGTCAACGGTAAGTCATGAACTCCGGACTCCCTTAAATGCAATCAACGGTATTACGCATTTATTGCTCGAAGACAGTCCTAAAAAAAACCAGTTAAAGTACCTCGAGTCTTTAAAATTCTCCGGAAACTACCTGACCACTTTTATCAACGAGATTCTTGAAATCAACAAAATTGACTCCACAAAAGTAGAAGTCGAACATATTCCTTTCCATCTGAAAGAGTTGTTATTCAACATTCAAAGCTCCTTAAAAGAGCTCGCAACGGCTAACAAAAATTACTTCAACCTTGAAATGGACGAAGCAATTCCCGATAATTTAATTGGTGACCCTACCAAATTATCTCAGATCATACTTAACCTGATCAACAACGCGTTAAAATTCACTCAAAACGGACATGTAAATGTAATTGCCAAATTATATGCCATTGAAGAAGAAAATGCCACCGTTTATTTTGAAATTGTCGACACCGGAATCGGAATCCCGGAAGACAAACTGCAAACCGTTTTTGAAAGCTTTTCTCAGGCCTCTGTAGAAGTAAACCGAAAATACGGCGGAACCGGCCTTGGACTTACCATCGTAAAAAAATTAATTGAGTTGTTGGGCGGCGAAATCAAATTAAAAAGTGAAGTTGGCAAAGGCTCTACTTTTACCTTCAAATTAAACTTTAAAATCAACAATGAACCTCTCGAGGTCAAAGAAGAATCAAAACCATACAACGACAAACAATTGAAACACAAATCGATTTTACTGATTGAAGACAACAAAATCAATCAGATGATTACCCGAAAAATGCTAGAGAATAAAGCGATCATATGCGAAATAGTCGATAATGGCGAAGATGCTGTTGAACTTCTAAAAGTAAAACGATTCGACATGATTTTAATGGATGTTCACTTACCGGGAATCAACGGAACAACAGCCACAAAACAAATTAGAGAATTTGACAAAATAACACCAATTATTGCTCTAACCGCTATTTCACTAGACGAAAACAGAGACATGTTATTGTCTTACGGCATGAATGATGTCATCACAAAACCCTTTGTTCCGGACGAGTTTTACAGTATAATTGCACGCTTTTTTGATTGATTCCTTAAACCGCTAAAATCAAACGCCTCCTTTTACATACGCTAAAATCGCAGCATCAAAATTTTGGTGTTTGCTGATAAATGTGCTTTTTATCGGCAGGTAATACAACTGCGAAACCAATTTCGAGTCTTTCAGGCGAACGTAGTCTTTCTCTGTTGTAATGATTTTTTTTCCTTGAGCTTTGTTCTGAATCATTTCCAAATCGGACTCTGAAAAATGATGATGATCCGGAAAAGTGAGGCATTCTTCTTTTCCATTTTTCAAATAATTAAAAAAGGAGGTCGGTTTTGCGATTCCGGCCAAAAGTAGTTTTGGTTCGCCCTCAATCTCTTTTACAGCAATTTTCTCCTCCTTACTATAAATAAAATCATCGTATGCTATAAAAGTAAAATACAATTGCTGGGAGTCAGCCAATTTTAATTTTACCTGGATTTCATTTTGTTTTTCAACTGATAAATCCTTCGGACATTTTGTTACAATAACAATATTTGCACGATTTGCACCACTTCTGCTTTCTCTTAAATTTCCGGTTGGCAACATAAAATCATCCGCGTACAAATCATCAAAAGCCGTTAATAAAATATAAAATCCGGCTTTTACTTTTCGGTGTTGATAGGCATCATCCAACAAAATAACTTCCGGTTTTGTTGTTTGCGAAAGCAATTGTGTGACTCCGTTCGTTCTGTTCGCATCAACAGCTACCTGAACATTTGGAAATTTCTGAAAAAACTGAAAAGGTTCATCGCCTAAAACAGCAGCATTTGATGTAGCATCTGCCAAAACAAAACCTTCAGATTGTCGTTTGTACCCACGACTCAAAGTTGCTATTTTGTAAGTATCCGCCAACAACCGAATAAGGTATTCGATCTGAGGTGTTTTTCCGGTTCCGCCAACGCTCAAATTTCCAACCGCTATAACCGGCAGATCAAACGAGGTAGATTTCAGAATCCCTTTATCAAAAAGAAAATTACGAATCGTAGTAATCAATCCGTATAAAATCGCAAACGGAAAAAGTAGTTTTCGAAGTACATTCATTTTACGAAAGTATAATTTTTTTCGTTAATTTGTGGTAATCTGTCTCAGCTTTCCTTTTTCAGTAGTCCCAAAACCTGAAACCTGAAACTTCAAACTTGAGACCTGAAACCTGAAACTTCAAACAAAAAAATGAAACTAAAAGAAATAATTGCGGTTCTTGAAGAAATGGCTCCATTAGCCTATGCGGAAGATTTTGATAATGTAGGACTCTTAGTCGGTGATGCTGACAGCATAACTACCGGAGTCTTAGTTTGCCATGATGCACTAGAAACTGTCATTGACGAAGCTCTTGCAAAAAAATGCAATTTGGTTGTTTGTTTTCATCCCATATTATTTTCGGGCATTAAAAAAATTACCGGCAAAAATTATGTGGAGCGCGCGATCTTAAAAGCGATTAAAAATGACATTGCGATTTATGCCGTTCACACCGCACTCGACAATCATTCCCAAGGTGTCAATAAAATTTTCTGTGATGCTTTAGGATTGCTCAACACCAAAGTTTTGATTCCGAAGCAAAATTTCATTCAGAAATTAGTAACCTATACCGTTCCTTCTAACGCTGATAAAGTTAGAACGGCCTTATTTGAAGCCGGTGCCGGAAGAATTGGCAACTATGATGACTGCAGTTTTAACTCTAACGGAATCGGAACATACAAAGGAAATGAGAACAGTAATCCCGTAATTGGAGTACGAAATGAACACACTGAAACGGAAGAAGTAAAAATTGAGGTTACATTTGAAAAACATTTGCAATCTAAAATTTTAAAAACCCTTTTTGCCCATCATATTTACGAAGAAGTGGCTTATGAAATTTATGATTTAAAAAACTCACATCAGCAAATTGGTTTAGGAATGATTGGTGAATTGGAGAACGAAATGAACGAGAATGATTTTCTGCATTTCGTAAAAGGTAAAATGATTGCCGACGGTATTCGTCATTCTGCCTTTTTAGGAAAAAAAGTAAAGAAAGTAGCCGTTTTGGGTGGCTCAGGTAGTTTTGCGATAAAAAATGCCATTTCGGCCGGAGCAGATGCTTTTTTGACTGCCGATTTAAAGTACCATCAATTTTACGAAGCCGAAAATCGATTACTTTTAGCAGATATTGGTCATTTTGAGAGCGAACGCTATACAAAAAACTATATTGTTGATTATCTTCGAAAAAAAATCCTTAATTTTGCCATCATTTTATCAGAAGAAAATACAAATCCAGTTAAGTACTTATAGAATATGGCGAATACGAAAGAATTAAGTGTTGAGGACAAGTTAAGAGCAATATACGATTTACAGCTTATTGACTCTAGAATTGACGAAATCAGAAACGTAAGAGGAGAACTTCCTCTAGAAGTGGAAGATTTAGAAGATGAAGTTGCAGGTTTGAGCACTCGTTCAGAGAAACTGAAGGGAGAACTTGAAGTGGTTGAGGAGCAAATCAAAGGGAAGAAAATTGCCATTGATGAGCACAAAGAGGTTATCAAAAAATACACAAAACAACAAGAATCAGTTCGTAATAACAGAGAATTTAATTCTTTGACTAAAGAGGTTGAATTTCAGGAATTAGAAATTCAATTGGCTGAAAAGCAAATCAAAGAAATGAAAGCTTCTATCGAACATAAAAAAGAAGTTATTTCTAATTTAAAAGAAAAACTTGACGCAAAAAGTTCTCATTTAAAACATAAAAAATCAGAACTGGATGCTATTATGTCTGAAACTCAAAAAGAAGAAATCTTCTTAACAGAGAAATCTGCTGAGTATTCTTCTCAAATTGAAGAAAGACTATTAGCAGCTTATACCAGAATCAGAACTAGTGTTCGTAATGGTTTAGCGGTTGTATCAATCGAAAGAGGAGCATCTGCAGGATCATTCTTTACTATTCCGCCACAAACTCAGGTAGAGATTGCTTCCAGAAAGAAAATCATCACTGATGAGCATTCAGGAAGAATTTTGGTTGACAGCGCATTAGCTGAAGAAGAAAAAGAAAAAATGGAACAATTGTTC is a window from the Flavobacterium cupriresistens genome containing:
- a CDS encoding Nif3-like dinuclear metal center hexameric protein, which codes for MKLKEIIAVLEEMAPLAYAEDFDNVGLLVGDADSITTGVLVCHDALETVIDEALAKKCNLVVCFHPILFSGIKKITGKNYVERAILKAIKNDIAIYAVHTALDNHSQGVNKIFCDALGLLNTKVLIPKQNFIQKLVTYTVPSNADKVRTALFEAGAGRIGNYDDCSFNSNGIGTYKGNENSNPVIGVRNEHTETEEVKIEVTFEKHLQSKILKTLFAHHIYEEVAYEIYDLKNSHQQIGLGMIGELENEMNENDFLHFVKGKMIADGIRHSAFLGKKVKKVAVLGGSGSFAIKNAISAGADAFLTADLKYHQFYEAENRLLLADIGHFESERYTKNYIVDYLRKKILNFAIILSEENTNPVKYL
- a CDS encoding M48 family metalloprotease, coding for MKKKFIVLGVLFATFGFTRMNAQISFGDKAIGAVQKGITSFTLSNADAAKLSKEAVVKLDAEHEIAGPTDGYTLRLNRVFGKYTTGEGYTLNYKVYKVKEVNAFATADGSVRVYSGLMDIMDDNELLAVIGHEIGHVANNDSRDAMRAAYQKEALIDGAASQSATITSVTDSQLGKIGSAMIDSKHSRKQEAEADLFSYNFMKKNGYNVNAEESAFRILAKMSEGAEASFIDQMMSSHPDSKKRADDAKARAEKDGLYKAYVQQKIVNTAPSKKATTTKKTTKKKK
- a CDS encoding zinc ribbon domain-containing protein, with the protein product MANTKELSVEDKLRAIYDLQLIDSRIDEIRNVRGELPLEVEDLEDEVAGLSTRSEKLKGELEVVEEQIKGKKIAIDEHKEVIKKYTKQQESVRNNREFNSLTKEVEFQELEIQLAEKQIKEMKASIEHKKEVISNLKEKLDAKSSHLKHKKSELDAIMSETQKEEIFLTEKSAEYSSQIEERLLAAYTRIRTSVRNGLAVVSIERGASAGSFFTIPPQTQVEIASRKKIITDEHSGRILVDSALAEEEKEKMEQLFSKF
- a CDS encoding tetratricopeptide repeat-containing hybrid sensor histidine kinase/response regulator; this encodes MKHYLLILISFFSLFLYSQVEQNTDSAFYYNKLANANLQNKKFDQAVFFTQKSIDFCATNNFPDNLANQTFKLGKIYYNQRNYNEALKNFYKSVSLFDKAKPTCTKALALHYIGITNVAKGNYQLAEIYYKKADSLLKKLNIVDKAEILHYEKAIAFKASNNFPLAIETFQKIVKKPDNKPNLKTKTDAYYQLGLIETQLKQNDSAIIHFDKALEINAKTNDLVQKSKIILAISQYYKRNKHFDLAYSYLDEYYQIENSLLKIKSAKLDSNQFKKFKHSQSVSTTLKRENEEKIQLKTYRYSKLVSILAIALISILSLLSLALYKNNIIRNQNNLLLREKNKELILAKNKAEKASKARSEFLSTVSHELRTPLNAINGITHLLLEDSPKKNQLKYLESLKFSGNYLTTFINEILEINKIDSTKVEVEHIPFHLKELLFNIQSSLKELATANKNYFNLEMDEAIPDNLIGDPTKLSQIILNLINNALKFTQNGHVNVIAKLYAIEEENATVYFEIVDTGIGIPEDKLQTVFESFSQASVEVNRKYGGTGLGLTIVKKLIELLGGEIKLKSEVGKGSTFTFKLNFKINNEPLEVKEESKPYNDKQLKHKSILLIEDNKINQMITRKMLENKAIICEIVDNGEDAVELLKVKRFDMILMDVHLPGINGTTATKQIREFDKITPIIALTAISLDENRDMLLSYGMNDVITKPFVPDEFYSIIARFFD
- the gap gene encoding type I glyceraldehyde-3-phosphate dehydrogenase, which gives rise to MKTRIAINGFGRIGRNLFRLLLNHSEIEVVAINDIADNKTMSHLIKYDSIHGVLPFKVSHDEKGIIVDGKHFLFFHEKSISNLDWESHSIDFVIESTGKYKTHEDLNKHIEVGAKKVILSAPSEVDTIKTVVLGVNEHILDGNETIVSNASCTTNNAAPMIKIIEELCGIEQAYITTIHSYTTDQSLHDQPHKDLRRARGASQSIVPTTTGAAKALTKIFPKLHEKIGGCGIRVPVPDGSLTDITFNVQRAVTIEEINTAFEKASNTNLKGILDYTEDPIVSVDVIGNTNSCLFDAQLTSVIDKMVKVVGWYDNEIGYSSRLIDLILLMKKT
- the lipA gene encoding lipoyl synthase, which codes for METVIENIPTGKPKWLKVKLPIGQKYTELRGLVDKYSLNTICTSGSCPNMGECWGEGTATFMILGNVCTRSCGFCGVKTGRPETVDWDEPEKVARSIKIMNIKHAVITSVDRDDLKDGGSIIWIETVKAIRRMNPNTTLETLIPDFQGIERNIDRIVEANPEVVSHNVETVRRLTREVRIQAKYDRSLEVLRYLKEKGINRTKSGIMLGLGETEEEVFQTMTDLRNANVDVVTIGQYLQPSKKHLPVKEFITPDQFAKYEKFGLELGFRHVESGPLVRSSYKAQKHIL
- the lpxK gene encoding tetraacyldisaccharide 4'-kinase, which codes for MNVLRKLLFPFAILYGLITTIRNFLFDKGILKSTSFDLPVIAVGNLSVGGTGKTPQIEYLIRLLADTYKIATLSRGYKRQSEGFVLADATSNAAVLGDEPFQFFQKFPNVQVAVDANRTNGVTQLLSQTTKPEVILLDDAYQHRKVKAGFYILLTAFDDLYADDFMLPTGNLRESRSGANRANIVIVTKCPKDLSVEKQNEIQVKLKLADSQQLYFTFIAYDDFIYSKEEKIAVKEIEGEPKLLLAGIAKPTSFFNYLKNGKEECLTFPDHHHFSESDLEMIQNKAQGKKIITTEKDYVRLKDSKLVSQLYYLPIKSTFISKHQNFDAAILAYVKGGV